A window of Cellulomonas wangleii genomic DNA:
GGTCGCCCGCCTGCCGGACGACCCTCGGGTGCTGCGATGAGCCCCCGTGTGCTGGGTGCGCTCGCCGGCCTGCTGCTGGGCAGCGGGCTGGTGCTCGTCGCGCTGCGGCTCGGCGCCCGGCGGATCACGCTCGACCAGCGGGTCGGGCCCTACCTGCGCACGCGCGGCACGTCGAGCCTGCTGCGCGCCGAGGCGGCGCGTGGTCCGTGGGCCACGGTCGACCGACTCGTGGCGCCCTTCCTGGCGGACGGGGTGCGCCTCGTCGCCCGGCTGGGGTCGCCGGCCGCCGACGTGCGGCGGCGGCTGGCGCGCGCCGGTCGTCACGAGACGGTCGAGCAGCTGCGCGCGCAGCAGGTCGTCTCGGGCGTCGTCGGGCTCGCGGTCGGGCTGCTCGCCGCCGTGGTGCTCGCCGCCACCCGGGGTGCTGCCGTGGTGCCCCTGGTCGCGCTGGTCGCCGTCTGCGGGCTCCTCGGCGCGCTGGTGCCCGACTGGCTGGTGGGGCGGCAGGTCGCCCGCCGGGAGGCGCGGCTCCTCGCGCAGATGCCCACCGTCACCGAGCTGCTCGCGCTGGCCGTGAGCGCGGGGGAGGGAGCGACCGGCGCGCTCGAGCGCGTCGTGCGCCAGACCCACGGCGAGCTGGCCGACGAGCTCGCCCGCACCCTGGCCGACGCGCGGGCCGGTACGCCGCTGACCGGCGCCCTCCAGGCGCTCGCGGACCGGACCGGGCTCCCCGCGCTGGCGCGGTTCGCCGAAGGCGTCGCTGTCGCGGTCGAGCGCGGTTCACCCCTGGCCGACGTGCTGCGGGCGCAGGCCCAGGACGTCCGCGAGGAGGGCCGGCGAGCCCTGATGCAGACCGGCGGGCGCAAGGAGGTGCTCATGATGGTCCCGGTGGTGTTCCTCATCCTCCCGGTGACCGTCCTGTTCGCCGTCTTCCCCAGCGCGGTGGTCCTGCGGGTGGGGTTGTGACCCCGGCCGCGACGAGCAGCGCGACGCCGCCCGGCGTCCGCGCGGTGACGACGGAGGTCGAGCATGGCGACGAGGTTCTGGTCCCGGACGTGGAGCGCGGCGGTGCACCGGGCGTCGGCGGGTGGTCACCCGGAGCGGGGCGACGTGCCGGGCTGGGTGCTGGTCACCCTCATGACGGCCGGTCTGGTGTCGGTGCTGTGGCTGGCCGCGGGCGACGCGCTGCAGCGGCTGTTCCTCGACGCGATCGAGGGCGTCTCGCCCGGATCGGGCACCTGAGGTCCGCCCCGGAACTGCGCGGCGCCGGTGACCGGGGCTCCGCGATCGTCGACTTCACGCTGGTCGGGGGCCTGGTCGTGGTGCTGTTCGCCTCCGTGCTGCAGCTCGCGCTCGTCCAGCACGTGCGCAACACCTGCGTGGACGCGGCGGCGGAGGGTGCCCGCTACGCGGCCCAGGTGGGCCGGACCCCCGCGGAGGGCGCAGCCCGCACCACCGAGCTGCTGCGGGCGTCGCTCGCGGAGCGGTACGCGCAGGACGTGACCGCGCGACGCGTCGACGCCGCCGGGCTCGAGCTCGTCGAGGTGAGCGTCCGGGTGCCGCTGCCCGTGGTCGGTCTGCTCGGCCCGGGTGGCGTCATGCGGCTCGACGGGCACGCACCCGTGGAGTGGCCGTGACCGCCGTCGCCCGGCTCCGGCGGCGGCACCGCGCCCGGACGGCCGGACGGGACGCCGACGCGGGCAGCGCGCTCGTGGAGTTCCTCGGCATCTCGCTCGTGCTGCTGGTGCCGATCGTCTACCTCGTGCTCGTCCTCGGCCGCATCCAGGCCGCGACGTTCGCGACGGAGGGAGCCGCGCGGGAGGCGGCGCGCGTGTACGTCGTGGCGGACGACGCCCGGCAGGGCGCTGCCCGTGCGGTGACCGCCGTGGGGGTGGCGCTCGCGGACCAGGGCTTCGACGACGACCCCGCAGCGGCGCTGACCGTCCGGTGCTCGAGCGACCCGTGCCTCACGCCGGGTGCGGAGGTCGCGGCGACCGTGCAGGTCCGCGTGCCGCTGCCGTTCGTCCCGACGTTCGTGCGCGACGTGGTCCCGCTCGAGGTCCCGGTCACGGCCGAGCGGGTGGCGCCGGTCGACGCCTACCGGGCGGCGCGATGAGGCCGGGGGCGCCGAGCTCCTGGCGCCGCGCGCGGA
This region includes:
- a CDS encoding type II secretion system F family protein codes for the protein MSPRVLGALAGLLLGSGLVLVALRLGARRITLDQRVGPYLRTRGTSSLLRAEAARGPWATVDRLVAPFLADGVRLVARLGSPAADVRRRLARAGRHETVEQLRAQQVVSGVVGLAVGLLAAVVLAATRGAAVVPLVALVAVCGLLGALVPDWLVGRQVARREARLLAQMPTVTELLALAVSAGEGATGALERVVRQTHGELADELARTLADARAGTPLTGALQALADRTGLPALARFAEGVAVAVERGSPLADVLRAQAQDVREEGRRALMQTGGRKEVLMMVPVVFLILPVTVLFAVFPSAVVLRVGL
- a CDS encoding TadE/TadG family type IV pilus assembly protein; this translates as MVDFTLVGGLVVVLFASVLQLALVQHVRNTCVDAAAEGARYAAQVGRTPAEGAARTTELLRASLAERYAQDVTARRVDAAGLELVEVSVRVPLPVVGLLGPGGVMRLDGHAPVEWP
- a CDS encoding pilus assembly protein, which translates into the protein MTAVARLRRRHRARTAGRDADAGSALVEFLGISLVLLVPIVYLVLVLGRIQAATFATEGAAREAARVYVVADDARQGAARAVTAVGVALADQGFDDDPAAALTVRCSSDPCLTPGAEVAATVQVRVPLPFVPTFVRDVVPLEVPVTAERVAPVDAYRAAR